A window from Salvia miltiorrhiza cultivar Shanhuang (shh) chromosome 2, IMPLAD_Smil_shh, whole genome shotgun sequence encodes these proteins:
- the LOC131010589 gene encoding purple acid phosphatase 4-like isoform X1: MMMRMRLRIVAVVVVMVVVDVHVSKGEFERFEASTKADGSITALVIGDWGRKGQYNQSLLATQMGKTAEKINIDFTISTGDNFYPGGLTDANDEAFYQSFYDIYNSPALNKMWYTVLGNHDYRGDALAQLSPILKARDNRWFCLKSFILNADIAEFFFIDTTPLQDKYFTDPEDQVYDWRGVLPRDKYISTLLQDLDVALRESHATWKIVAGHHTIKSASIHGNTQELVQKLLPILEANNVDIYINGHDHCLQHISSSDSPLQFITSGAGSKAWRGVYNWPNSKEMKFFYDGQGFVSMQINQHQIHINFYDIFGNVLHKWSASKPLFSTM, encoded by the exons atgatgatgagaatgagattgaGAATTGTTGCTGTTGTAGTGGTAATGGTAGTCGTTGATGTGCATGTGAGTAAGGGTGAGTTTGAACGCTTCGAAGCCTCAACCAAAGCAGACGGCTCCATCACTGCTTTGGTCATCGGAGATTGGGGAAGAAAAGGCCAATACAACCAGTCGCTACTTGCCACCCag ATGGGTAAGACTGCAGAGAAGATAAACATTGATTTTACAATTTCAACTGGAGACAATTTTTACCCCGGTGGACTAACAGATGCAAATGATGAAGCCTTTTATCAATCATTTTATGATATCTACAATTCTCCTGCCTTGAACAAGATGTGGTACACTG TGCTGGGGAACCATGACTATAGAGGTGACGCCTTGGCGCAATTGAGTCCCATCCTCAAAGCAAGAGACAATAGATGGTTTTGCTTGAAATCTTTTATTCTTAATGCAG ATATTGCAGAATTTTTCTTCATAGATACGACACCGTTGCAAGACAAGTACTTCACGGATCCAGAAGATCAAGTCTATGACTGGAGAGGAGTCCTTCCCAGAGACAAATACATCTCAACTCTCTTACag GATTTGGACGTGGCACTACGAGAATCGCATGCAACATGGAAAATCGTGGCAGGTCATCACACCATTAAAAGCGCTAGTATACATGGTAACACACAAGAACTTGTACAAAAGCTTCTTCCAATTCTTGAG GCAAATAATGTTGATATTTACATTAATGGACACGACCATTGCTTGCAGCACATTTCTAGTTCTGACAG CCCTCTTCAATTTATAACCAGTGGGGCCGGCTCGAAGGCGTGGAGGGGTGTGTATAATTGGCCCAACTCAAAGGAGATGAAGTTTTTTTATGATGGACAAGGTTTCGTGAGCATGCAAATTAATCAACATCAAATTCATATCAATTTCTATGATATTTTTGGCAATGTATTGCACAAATGGAGTGCATCAAAACCCTTGTTCTCTACAATGTAG
- the LOC131010592 gene encoding pentatricopeptide repeat-containing protein At4g16835, mitochondrial isoform X2 produces the protein MYHRLQLKTNKRSVQICFISVCTRISKHVYCSLVAPAIQSLPTHSSQFQTNLPEIKRYIMSSNKKITSYIRCGDLNSALQVFWSMKMRDTVSWNSILAGFSSKPGKLREACQLFYKIAEPDYVSYNLMLACYFRNGNVEAAKEFFKKIPVKDTASCNTMISGLMQNGRTDEAQEFFAVMPRRDVVTWNAMIAGYVESGNMESALKLFAEAPLKDVVMCTSVISGYMRTGKVEFAENMFHEMLDKNLVTWNVMILGYVKNGRGEDALKLFKEMMESEIQGNPSSMCIALSACSNLSMLKLGKQIHQLIFKSPMCLDTKVGTSLISMYYKCGVLEDGWKLFVGMPLKDVVTWNAMISGYAQHGVTHKALDLFNEMRSQGMKPNSNTFIGVLSACNHAGLVELGVHYFEKMRKDYGIGVKPDHYASMIDLLGRAGKLTDALDLIRRMPFEPHSAMYGSLLGACRVHKNLEIAEFAATKLLNLEPSNPFAYVQLANVYAAKKEWESARRVRRAMKDIRAIKTPGYSWIEIKSVIHEFRSGDRLHPELRNIHRKLNELEKKMKLAGYVPDLQSVLHDVTEDEKEQLLLLHSEKLAIALGIITLPLSEPIRVFKNLRVCDDCHLATKYISAIEGPGKALFRAF, from the exons ATGTATCACCGTCTTCAGCTAAAAACTAATAAAAGGAGTGTTCAGATATGCTTTATCTCAGTTTGCACACGAATATCTAAACATGTCTATTGCAGCCTCGTTGCTCCCGCAATTCAAAGCCTACCAACTCATTCTTCCCAATTTCAAACTAATCTGCCTGAAATTAAACGCTACATTATGTCCTCTAACAAAAAGATAACCTCTTACATTCGATGCGGGGATCTAAATTCAGCTTTGCAAGTTTTCTGGAGTATGAAGATGAGGGATACGGTCTCTTGGAACTCAATTCTTGCTGGGTTTTCGAGCAAGCCTGGGAAATTGAGAGAAGCCTGCCAACTGTTCTACAAAATTGCTGAACCAGATTATGTTTCATACAATCTCATGTTGGCTTGTTATTTCAGAAATGGCAACGTGGAAGCTGCTAAGGAATTCTTCAAAAAGATCCCAGTTAAAGATACCGCTTCGTGTAATACTATGATTTCAGGGCTTATGCAGAATGGGAGGACGGATGAAGCTCAGGAGTTTTTTGCTGTCATGCCGAGAAGGGACGTTGTCACCTGGAATGCAATGATAGCTGGATATGTTGAGAGTGGGAATATGGAATCGGCATTGAAATTATTCGCGGAGGCTCCTTTGAAGGATGTTGTTATGTGTACGAGTGTAATAAGTGGATACATGAGGACTGGGAAGGTTGAATTTGCTGAAAATATGTTCCATGAGATGCTGGACAAGAATTTGGTTACATGGAATGTGATGATTTTAGGCTATGTCAAGAATGGTAGAGGAGAGGATGCTTTGAAGCTTTTCAAGGAAATGATGGAATCGGAGATTCAAGGCAATCCATCTAGTATGTGTATCGCCCTTTCAGCTTGTAGTAATTTGTCCATGTTGAAATTGGGGAAACAAATCCATCAGCTTATTTTCAAGTCCCCTATGTGTTTGGACACAAAAGTGGGGACTTCGTTGATTAGCATGTATTACAAGTGTGGGGTTCTTGAAGATGGATGGAAACTCTTTGTGGGGATGCCGCTTAAAGATGTGGTGACTTGGAATGCAATGATTTCAGGTTATGCCCAACATGGGGTCACCCACAAGGCTCTCGATCTATTTAATGAGATGAGAAGTCAAGGAATGAAACCGAATTCTAATACCTTTATTGGAGTTTTATCTGCCTGTAACCATGCAGGATTAGTAGAACTTGGGGTTCATTATTTTGAGAAAATGCGGAAGGATTACGGAATTGGAGTAAAACCAGATCATTATGCAAGCATGATTGATCTTCTTGGTCGAGCTGGTAAGCTTACTGATGCTCTGGATTTGATCAGAAGAATGCCGTTTGAACCTCATTCTGCCATGTATGGATCCCTTCTCGGTGCTTGTCGGGTTCATAAGAACTTGGAAATTGCGGAGTTTGCTGCCACAAAATTGCTTAATCTCGAACCTAGTAATCCATTTGCATATGTGCAACTTGCAAATGTGTATGCTGCAAAGAAGGAATGGGAAAGTGCTCGTAGAGTTAGAAGGGCAATGAAGGATATTAGAGCCATTAAAACACCTGGATATAGTTGGATTGAGATAAAGAGTGTGATTCATGAGTTTAGATCAGGAGATAGGCTTCATCCTGAACTGAGAAACATACACCGAAAACTTAACGAGCTTGAGAAGAAAATGAAGTTGGCAGGGTATGTGCCTGATCTTCAATCTGTCTTGCACGATGTCACAGAGGATGAGAAGGAGCAGCTACTTCTTTTGCATAGCGAGAAACTGGCTATAGCCTTGGGAATAATAACCCTGCCATTGAGTGAGCCTATCAGGGTTTTCAAGAACTTGAGAGTTTGTGATGATTGCCATCTTGCAACGAAATATATTTCAGCAATAGAAG GTCCAGGCAAAGCTCTTTTCAGGGCTTTCTAA
- the LOC131010590 gene encoding probable polygalacturonase At1g80170 → MNKLLTFLCFLVLLLVPLSRAGQDPSDTFEVFAKLHDFDVEDEDDVLEALDVPSWHSGHSNKVLVNVDGFGAVGDGVADDTQAFINAWKQACSTPKSVLLVPEGRRYLVNATRFRGPCADRIVIQIEGTIVAPDDPKSWDPKNPRTWLVFNNLTKVYFQGKGVIDGSGTKWWAASCKKNKSNPCESAPTALTIESSSAVRVKGITVKNGQQMNFVIGRSDSVRVIDVKVSAPEDSPNTDGIHITQSTNVVLQNCKIGTGDDCISIVNASSNIKMKNIFCGPGHGISIGSLGKDNSTGIVESVVVDKAFLRGTTNGLRIKTWQGGSGHVRAVRYQDVRMENVTNPIIIDQFYCDSPKSCENQTSAVNITQIMYRNITGTSRSQKAMRFACSDTVPCTHIILNNINLQSSDGTVETYCNSAAGIGYGYINPSAECLSSSDKDAQIVQPTTQHILHTEL, encoded by the exons ATGAACAAGTTACTAACGTTCCTTTGCTTTCTTGTTTTGCTTCTGGTTCCCCTTTCAAGAGCTGGCCAAGATCCCTCCGACACATTTGAGGTCTTTGCCAAGCTCCATGACTTCGATGTGGAAGACGAAGACGACGTGTTGGAGGCCTTAGACGTCCCATCTTGGCATAGTGGCCATAGCAACAAAGTTCTTGTCAATGTGGATGGATTTGGTGCTGTTGGAGATGGTGTAGCTGATGATACTCAG GCCTTCATCAATGCGTGGAAACAAGCTTGTTCCACTCCAAAATCAGTTCTCTTGGTTCCCGAAGGGCGTCGCTACTTAGTGAATGCAACAAGATTTAGAGGGCCTTGTGCTGACAGGATTGTGATCCAG ATAGAAGGGACCATCGTTGCACCAGACGATCCAAAGAGCTGGGATCCCAAGAATCCAAGAACTTGGTTGGTTTTCAACAATCTAACCAAGGTTTATTTCCAAGGGAAAGGTGTCATAGATGGCTCAGGCACCAAATGGTGGGCAGCTTCTTGCAAGAAGAACAAGTccaat CCTTGCGAGAGTGCACCAACG GCCCTCACAATAGAGTCGAGCTCAGCTGTGAGAGTGAAAGGAATCACAGTTAAGAATGGGCAGCAGATGAATTTTGTGATCGGGCGTTCGGACTCTGTTCGGGTCATAGATGTCAAAGTCTCTGCCCCAGAGGACAGTCCCAATACAGATGGGATACACATCACTCAATCAACAAATGTAGTTCTTCAAAACTGCAAAATAGGGACAG GAGATGATTGCATATCAATTGTGAATGCTAGCTCCAATATCAAGATGAAGAATATCTTTTGTGGACCAGGCCATGGAATTAG CATTGGCAGCCTAGGAAAGGACAACAGCACCGGCATCGTAGAGAGCGTGGTGGTGGACAAGGCCTTCCTCCGAGGCACCACCAACGGTCTCAGGATCAAGACTTGGCAGGGAGGCTCCGGCCACGTGCGTGCAGTGCGCTATCAAGACGTGAGGATGGAAAATGTGACCAACCCCATCATCATAGACCAATTCTACTGCGACTCACCAAAATCTTGCGAAAACCAG ACGTCTGCAGTGAATATAACACAGATCATGTACCGCAACATAACTGGGACATCGAGAAGCCAAAAGGCCATGAGATTCGCATGCAGCGACACAGTCCCATGCACTCACATCATTCTTAACAACATCAACTTGCAGAGCAGCGATGGCACCGTCGAGACTTACTGCAACTCCGCTGCCGGCATAGGCTACGGCTATATAAATCCCTCTGCAGAATGTCTCTCCTCTTCTGATAAGGACGCTCAAATCGTTCAACCTACTACACAACACATACTTCACACTGAGCTTTGA
- the LOC131010592 gene encoding pentatricopeptide repeat-containing protein At4g16835, mitochondrial isoform X1 has protein sequence MYHRLQLKTNKRSVQICFISVCTRISKHVYCSLVAPAIQSLPTHSSQFQTNLPEIKRYIMSSNKKITSYIRCGDLNSALQVFWSMKMRDTVSWNSILAGFSSKPGKLREACQLFYKIAEPDYVSYNLMLACYFRNGNVEAAKEFFKKIPVKDTASCNTMISGLMQNGRTDEAQEFFAVMPRRDVVTWNAMIAGYVESGNMESALKLFAEAPLKDVVMCTSVISGYMRTGKVEFAENMFHEMLDKNLVTWNVMILGYVKNGRGEDALKLFKEMMESEIQGNPSSMCIALSACSNLSMLKLGKQIHQLIFKSPMCLDTKVGTSLISMYYKCGVLEDGWKLFVGMPLKDVVTWNAMISGYAQHGVTHKALDLFNEMRSQGMKPNSNTFIGVLSACNHAGLVELGVHYFEKMRKDYGIGVKPDHYASMIDLLGRAGKLTDALDLIRRMPFEPHSAMYGSLLGACRVHKNLEIAEFAATKLLNLEPSNPFAYVQLANVYAAKKEWESARRVRRAMKDIRAIKTPGYSWIEIKSVIHEFRSGDRLHPELRNIHRKLNELEKKMKLAGYVPDLQSVLHDVTEDEKEQLLLLHSEKLAIALGIITLPLSEPIRVFKNLRVCDDCHLATKYISAIEGREIIVRDTTRFHHFKNGMCSCGDYW, from the coding sequence ATGTATCACCGTCTTCAGCTAAAAACTAATAAAAGGAGTGTTCAGATATGCTTTATCTCAGTTTGCACACGAATATCTAAACATGTCTATTGCAGCCTCGTTGCTCCCGCAATTCAAAGCCTACCAACTCATTCTTCCCAATTTCAAACTAATCTGCCTGAAATTAAACGCTACATTATGTCCTCTAACAAAAAGATAACCTCTTACATTCGATGCGGGGATCTAAATTCAGCTTTGCAAGTTTTCTGGAGTATGAAGATGAGGGATACGGTCTCTTGGAACTCAATTCTTGCTGGGTTTTCGAGCAAGCCTGGGAAATTGAGAGAAGCCTGCCAACTGTTCTACAAAATTGCTGAACCAGATTATGTTTCATACAATCTCATGTTGGCTTGTTATTTCAGAAATGGCAACGTGGAAGCTGCTAAGGAATTCTTCAAAAAGATCCCAGTTAAAGATACCGCTTCGTGTAATACTATGATTTCAGGGCTTATGCAGAATGGGAGGACGGATGAAGCTCAGGAGTTTTTTGCTGTCATGCCGAGAAGGGACGTTGTCACCTGGAATGCAATGATAGCTGGATATGTTGAGAGTGGGAATATGGAATCGGCATTGAAATTATTCGCGGAGGCTCCTTTGAAGGATGTTGTTATGTGTACGAGTGTAATAAGTGGATACATGAGGACTGGGAAGGTTGAATTTGCTGAAAATATGTTCCATGAGATGCTGGACAAGAATTTGGTTACATGGAATGTGATGATTTTAGGCTATGTCAAGAATGGTAGAGGAGAGGATGCTTTGAAGCTTTTCAAGGAAATGATGGAATCGGAGATTCAAGGCAATCCATCTAGTATGTGTATCGCCCTTTCAGCTTGTAGTAATTTGTCCATGTTGAAATTGGGGAAACAAATCCATCAGCTTATTTTCAAGTCCCCTATGTGTTTGGACACAAAAGTGGGGACTTCGTTGATTAGCATGTATTACAAGTGTGGGGTTCTTGAAGATGGATGGAAACTCTTTGTGGGGATGCCGCTTAAAGATGTGGTGACTTGGAATGCAATGATTTCAGGTTATGCCCAACATGGGGTCACCCACAAGGCTCTCGATCTATTTAATGAGATGAGAAGTCAAGGAATGAAACCGAATTCTAATACCTTTATTGGAGTTTTATCTGCCTGTAACCATGCAGGATTAGTAGAACTTGGGGTTCATTATTTTGAGAAAATGCGGAAGGATTACGGAATTGGAGTAAAACCAGATCATTATGCAAGCATGATTGATCTTCTTGGTCGAGCTGGTAAGCTTACTGATGCTCTGGATTTGATCAGAAGAATGCCGTTTGAACCTCATTCTGCCATGTATGGATCCCTTCTCGGTGCTTGTCGGGTTCATAAGAACTTGGAAATTGCGGAGTTTGCTGCCACAAAATTGCTTAATCTCGAACCTAGTAATCCATTTGCATATGTGCAACTTGCAAATGTGTATGCTGCAAAGAAGGAATGGGAAAGTGCTCGTAGAGTTAGAAGGGCAATGAAGGATATTAGAGCCATTAAAACACCTGGATATAGTTGGATTGAGATAAAGAGTGTGATTCATGAGTTTAGATCAGGAGATAGGCTTCATCCTGAACTGAGAAACATACACCGAAAACTTAACGAGCTTGAGAAGAAAATGAAGTTGGCAGGGTATGTGCCTGATCTTCAATCTGTCTTGCACGATGTCACAGAGGATGAGAAGGAGCAGCTACTTCTTTTGCATAGCGAGAAACTGGCTATAGCCTTGGGAATAATAACCCTGCCATTGAGTGAGCCTATCAGGGTTTTCAAGAACTTGAGAGTTTGTGATGATTGCCATCTTGCAACGAAATATATTTCAGCAATAGAAGGTAGAGAGATCATTGTTAGAGATACAACACGATTTCACCATTTTAAAAATGGAATGTGCTCTTGTGGGGACTACTGGTAA
- the LOC131010589 gene encoding purple acid phosphatase 4-like isoform X2 — protein sequence MVVVDVHVSKGEFERFEASTKADGSITALVIGDWGRKGQYNQSLLATQMGKTAEKINIDFTISTGDNFYPGGLTDANDEAFYQSFYDIYNSPALNKMWYTVLGNHDYRGDALAQLSPILKARDNRWFCLKSFILNADIAEFFFIDTTPLQDKYFTDPEDQVYDWRGVLPRDKYISTLLQDLDVALRESHATWKIVAGHHTIKSASIHGNTQELVQKLLPILEANNVDIYINGHDHCLQHISSSDSPLQFITSGAGSKAWRGVYNWPNSKEMKFFYDGQGFVSMQINQHQIHINFYDIFGNVLHKWSASKPLFSTM from the exons ATGGTAGTCGTTGATGTGCATGTGAGTAAGGGTGAGTTTGAACGCTTCGAAGCCTCAACCAAAGCAGACGGCTCCATCACTGCTTTGGTCATCGGAGATTGGGGAAGAAAAGGCCAATACAACCAGTCGCTACTTGCCACCCag ATGGGTAAGACTGCAGAGAAGATAAACATTGATTTTACAATTTCAACTGGAGACAATTTTTACCCCGGTGGACTAACAGATGCAAATGATGAAGCCTTTTATCAATCATTTTATGATATCTACAATTCTCCTGCCTTGAACAAGATGTGGTACACTG TGCTGGGGAACCATGACTATAGAGGTGACGCCTTGGCGCAATTGAGTCCCATCCTCAAAGCAAGAGACAATAGATGGTTTTGCTTGAAATCTTTTATTCTTAATGCAG ATATTGCAGAATTTTTCTTCATAGATACGACACCGTTGCAAGACAAGTACTTCACGGATCCAGAAGATCAAGTCTATGACTGGAGAGGAGTCCTTCCCAGAGACAAATACATCTCAACTCTCTTACag GATTTGGACGTGGCACTACGAGAATCGCATGCAACATGGAAAATCGTGGCAGGTCATCACACCATTAAAAGCGCTAGTATACATGGTAACACACAAGAACTTGTACAAAAGCTTCTTCCAATTCTTGAG GCAAATAATGTTGATATTTACATTAATGGACACGACCATTGCTTGCAGCACATTTCTAGTTCTGACAG CCCTCTTCAATTTATAACCAGTGGGGCCGGCTCGAAGGCGTGGAGGGGTGTGTATAATTGGCCCAACTCAAAGGAGATGAAGTTTTTTTATGATGGACAAGGTTTCGTGAGCATGCAAATTAATCAACATCAAATTCATATCAATTTCTATGATATTTTTGGCAATGTATTGCACAAATGGAGTGCATCAAAACCCTTGTTCTCTACAATGTAG